The following coding sequences are from one Gammaproteobacteria bacterium window:
- a CDS encoding uroporphyrinogen-III synthase, protein MTDLDISKPLSTLTFLITRPAQQAHNLCANIETLGGNCIVFSTLEISPLPELQQLLLPILSNLANVDKVIFLSANAVRFVMPYWPDNCKIPPVFAIGPGTAKMLAEFRIKSHTPYANAFNSEGLLSLPELQVVAGQKIVIFSGLDGRMLLENTLKAREARVKQVAVYQRNLPPVDFQAHLSQWQLETIACIISTSSESLNNLWLIAGKEGQAWLRNQQLLVISRSMAELAQKLGFLLAPLIAANASDSAILDTLLASHL, encoded by the coding sequence ATGACTGACCTTGATATTTCTAAGCCTCTTTCAACCTTAACTTTTTTAATAACTCGCCCTGCGCAGCAAGCACACAATCTGTGCGCCAATATAGAAACTTTAGGTGGGAATTGTATTGTATTTTCGACTCTGGAAATTTCTCCATTGCCTGAACTGCAACAATTACTTTTGCCCATTCTCAGCAACTTAGCTAATGTAGATAAAGTAATTTTCCTAAGTGCTAACGCCGTACGTTTCGTGATGCCGTATTGGCCGGACAATTGCAAAATACCCCCAGTTTTTGCTATCGGTCCTGGTACTGCCAAAATGCTGGCTGAATTTAGAATTAAAAGCCACACCCCATATGCTAACGCCTTCAACAGTGAAGGGTTGTTGTCCTTACCTGAACTACAAGTTGTGGCTGGTCAAAAAATCGTGATTTTCTCAGGATTGGATGGACGAATGCTGTTGGAGAATACTCTGAAGGCGCGAGAGGCACGAGTAAAGCAGGTAGCGGTATATCAGCGTAATTTGCCGCCAGTTGATTTTCAAGCACATTTATCACAATGGCAACTGGAGACAATTGCTTGCATTATCAGCACCAGCAGTGAGAGCTTAAATAACTTATGGCTAATTGCTGGAAAAGAGGGACAGGCTTGGTTACGTAATCAACAATTATTAGTTATAAGCAGATCTATGGCGGAATTGGCACAGAAACTGGGGTTTTTGTTAGCACCCTTAATTGCAGCAAATGCTAGCGATTCAGCCATACTTGATACATTACTAGCCTCCCATCTTTAG
- a CDS encoding NGG1p interacting factor NIF3, with the protein MHYLHFYVPKSHLDSVKAALFAQGAGRIGNYEHCAWQVLGVGQFRPLKNSKPFLGESGKLAKIAEYKVEMVCEDDCVAAVIAALQNAHPYEQPAYVIFKVS; encoded by the coding sequence ATGCACTACCTGCATTTCTATGTTCCAAAATCCCATCTCGATAGCGTCAAAGCCGCTTTATTTGCACAGGGCGCCGGCCGCATTGGGAATTATGAACACTGCGCTTGGCAAGTACTGGGTGTGGGACAATTTCGTCCGCTTAAAAATAGCAAACCTTTTCTGGGGGAATCAGGAAAGCTAGCAAAGATTGCGGAATATAAAGTAGAAATGGTTTGTGAAGATGATTGTGTTGCGGCTGTAATTGCAGCATTGCAGAATGCACATCCTTATGAACAACCTGCATATGTAATTTTTAAAGTTTCATAA
- the lpxC gene encoding UDP-3-O-acyl-N-acetylglucosamine deacetylase gives MKQRTLKTTTQISGIGVHSGKTVQLTLHPAPLDTGIIFRRIDIHPAVNIPAISKYVSDTRLNTCLAKDGAMVFTVEHVLSAFAGMGVDNAYVDVTAAEMPVMDGSAQPFVHLIRAAGIEQQEAPKKFLRIKRPIKINDGDKFVSIEPFEGFKFSLTVDFDHPVFRSSSQTASIDLATTSFADEISYARTFGFLSDYEQLRKHNLGLGASLENTLVLDEQQVLNPEGLRYADEFVRHKILDAVGDLYLLGHNFIGAFTGYKSGHKLNHQLREAVLADSSAWEIVSKELLATSFA, from the coding sequence TGGTAAAACCGTTCAATTAACTTTGCATCCCGCCCCTCTTGATACGGGGATCATTTTCCGGAGAATAGATATACATCCGGCTGTTAATATCCCGGCAATTTCTAAGTATGTCAGTGATACCCGCCTCAATACTTGCCTGGCAAAAGATGGAGCGATGGTTTTTACTGTCGAACATGTACTTTCCGCTTTTGCCGGTATGGGAGTTGACAACGCTTATGTAGATGTAACAGCTGCAGAAATGCCAGTTATGGATGGCAGTGCGCAACCTTTTGTTCATCTGATTCGTGCTGCAGGTATTGAGCAGCAGGAAGCGCCAAAAAAATTTCTGCGTATAAAACGCCCAATAAAAATTAATGATGGCGATAAATTTGTTAGCATTGAACCCTTCGAAGGCTTTAAGTTTTCACTGACAGTAGATTTCGATCATCCGGTATTTCGCTCCAGTTCTCAGACGGCTAGCATTGATCTTGCGACTACCTCATTCGCAGATGAAATTAGCTATGCCCGCACCTTCGGCTTTCTTTCAGATTATGAACAATTGCGCAAACACAACTTAGGATTGGGCGCTAGTCTTGAAAACACACTGGTATTAGATGAGCAGCAAGTACTTAATCCTGAAGGATTACGTTATGCCGACGAATTTGTTAGGCATAAAATTTTAGATGCAGTCGGTGATTTATATTTACTAGGTCACAATTTTATTGGCGCATTTACCGGCTATAAATCAGGACATAAATTAAATCATCAATTGCGTGAAGCTGTGCTAGCTGATAGCAGCGCCTGGGAAATTGTCTCGAAAGAGCTGCTAGCAACTTCTTTTGCATAA
- the hemC gene encoding hydroxymethylbilane synthase encodes MSALTPFNIRIATRKSPLAMWQANYVKTLLIAFHPHITVDILGLLTEGDKLLATPLTQIGGKGLFVKELEKAILEHRADIAVHSIKDLPVTLPDHLILAAVCEREDPRDALVSNQFTSLDDLPQGAIVGTSSSRRACQLHAIRPDLKIENLRGNVGTRLSRLDAGLYDAIILAAAGLKRLEVENRIRAYLDPEIWIPAVGQGAIGIECHRDNASVLNLLTALNHPPTQQCITAERSMNLELNGGCQLPIAGYATLQIEQLTIRGLVGDLENQTLIQSEASGSIEDAANIGAELAHKLLAAGARALLQKSTIS; translated from the coding sequence GCAAGCTAACTATGTTAAAACTTTGCTCATAGCCTTCCATCCCCATATAACCGTTGACATTCTAGGACTATTAACCGAGGGAGATAAGTTATTAGCCACCCCCCTAACCCAGATAGGCGGGAAAGGTTTATTTGTCAAAGAACTGGAAAAAGCCATTCTAGAGCATCGCGCCGATATTGCCGTACATTCCATCAAAGACTTACCAGTGACCCTGCCCGATCACTTAATTCTGGCCGCTGTGTGTGAACGTGAAGATCCACGCGACGCGTTGGTTTCCAATCAATTCACTTCCTTGGATGATTTACCGCAAGGCGCAATTGTGGGCACCTCCAGCAGCCGACGCGCGTGTCAGTTACATGCCATACGCCCTGACCTTAAGATTGAAAACCTACGCGGCAATGTCGGCACCCGACTCAGCCGACTCGATGCGGGCTTATACGATGCCATTATTTTAGCCGCAGCCGGCCTAAAACGCCTAGAGGTTGAAAACCGCATCCGTGCTTATTTAGACCCAGAAATCTGGATTCCGGCCGTGGGTCAAGGGGCTATTGGGATTGAATGCCATCGTGATAATGCGTCTGTTTTAAATTTGCTGACAGCACTGAATCATCCGCCGACACAACAGTGCATCACCGCAGAACGCAGTATGAATTTAGAGTTAAACGGTGGCTGCCAACTACCCATTGCCGGTTATGCCACCTTGCAGATTGAGCAATTAACTATCCGCGGTTTAGTCGGCGACTTAGAAAATCAGACATTAATACAATCAGAAGCTTCTGGAAGCATAGAAGATGCGGCAAATATTGGTGCAGAGCTTGCCCATAAATTATTGGCCGCTGGTGCGCGTGCATTGCTACAAAAATCTACGATTTCGTAA
- a CDS encoding biotin--[acetyl-CoA-carboxylase] ligase, translated as MPQFITHGGQTFSMPTTLLDEAVIRKQIQTPHTVAIDILPRVTSTIDWLKAKGAGLVCPHICLAEEQTHGRGQMNRYWHTPFATNVNLSCAWLFQKEIQQLEGLSLVVGICVVRALAAYGLTKHVRVKWPNDIYWKNNKLAGILVDTESRGLGKTFAIISVGLNVNMVPTFEDKISQAWTSLSLILGNPQDRSKMAGLIIDQLLTDLEVFDKQTFAAFVTDWQRHDYLREKSVTLKNAQGTFSGVAKGIDGRGHLLIRTDDGALMSHASGELVKREFEVKKV; from the coding sequence ATGCCACAGTTTATCACCCACGGCGGTCAAACTTTTTCCATGCCTACAACTCTCCTAGATGAAGCAGTCATCCGTAAACAAATCCAAACACCTCATACGGTTGCAATCGATATTCTTCCGCGTGTTACATCCACTATTGATTGGCTGAAAGCAAAAGGCGCAGGTTTAGTTTGTCCGCACATTTGTTTAGCCGAGGAACAAACGCATGGTCGGGGACAAATGAACCGTTATTGGCATACCCCCTTCGCTACCAATGTTAATTTATCTTGTGCTTGGCTATTTCAGAAGGAAATCCAGCAGCTGGAAGGCTTAAGTCTCGTGGTTGGTATTTGTGTAGTTAGAGCATTGGCTGCCTACGGCTTGACTAAACATGTGCGGGTCAAATGGCCAAATGATATCTATTGGAAAAATAACAAATTGGCTGGAATTTTGGTGGATACTGAAAGTCGAGGTTTGGGAAAAACCTTCGCCATTATTAGTGTAGGCTTGAATGTGAATATGGTGCCTACGTTTGAAGATAAAATTTCGCAAGCATGGACTTCATTAAGCTTAATCTTGGGCAATCCGCAGGATAGAAGTAAAATGGCTGGCCTTATAATCGATCAACTATTGACCGATCTTGAGGTTTTTGACAAACAGACTTTTGCCGCATTTGTAACGGATTGGCAGCGTCATGATTATCTACGAGAAAAATCCGTCACCTTAAAAAATGCCCAAGGAACATTTTCTGGAGTTGCTAAGGGAATCGATGGCAGAGGACATTTATTAATTCGCACTGACGATGGAGCTTTAATGTCTCATGCCTCTGGAGAGTTGGTTAAGAGAGAGTTTGAAGTAAAAAAGGTTTGA
- a CDS encoding disulfide bond formation protein B, whose translation MRFFCSRVLNVSGFIICCLLLAAAYYLQYIQGIQPCPLCMLQRLVFMALAIILFVAMLHNPKKTGVRIYGALTLIMAIAGVLLAWRHIWLQLHPKAATEICVPGYAYLMTLPFVQAMRFLFQSSENCSHIIQVWGLSIPFWTLLCFAGFGVLALTQIVFAQRLNKH comes from the coding sequence ATGAGATTTTTTTGCAGTCGCGTCCTCAATGTATCTGGTTTCATTATCTGCTGTTTATTACTGGCAGCTGCCTATTATCTGCAATATATTCAAGGCATACAGCCCTGTCCATTATGTATGCTGCAGCGACTCGTATTTATGGCATTGGCAATCATTTTATTTGTGGCCATGCTTCATAATCCTAAAAAAACCGGAGTGCGTATTTACGGTGCATTGACATTGATTATGGCTATAGCAGGCGTATTGTTGGCATGGCGGCATATCTGGTTACAACTCCATCCCAAAGCTGCGACGGAGATCTGCGTTCCAGGTTACGCTTACCTCATGACTTTACCTTTTGTGCAAGCCATGCGTTTTTTATTTCAAAGTTCAGAAAATTGCAGCCACATTATCCAGGTCTGGGGTTTGAGTATTCCATTTTGGACATTATTATGTTTTGCAGGATTTGGTGTGTTGGCTTTGACACAGATTGTTTTTGCACAAAGGCTGAATAAACATTAG
- a CDS encoding DNA-3-methyladenine glycosylase: MIITQQFFDRDAQVVAIDLLGKVLRHHYHGMWLSAMIIETEAYYLEDKGSHASLGLTEKRKALFMPPGTIYMYYAHGGDSLNLSCRGAGNAVLIKSGIAWEDGRTHPNMLEQMRRLNPILKSGKLRPVSHLCSGQTLLCRSLTLKVPEWNQKTFDPQRFYLEDVGYHPQQIIQTTRLGIPKGRDPHLPYRFIDYRYITRATSNPLTRRGWQINKEYEIKDLDLILKSPYNNE; encoded by the coding sequence ATGATAATCACCCAACAATTTTTTGATCGTGACGCACAAGTTGTCGCTATAGATTTATTAGGCAAAGTATTGCGCCATCACTATCATGGCATGTGGCTATCGGCAATGATAATTGAGACTGAAGCCTATTATTTGGAAGATAAAGGTAGTCACGCCTCATTAGGATTAACCGAAAAACGCAAAGCGCTATTTATGCCTCCTGGTACCATTTATATGTATTATGCCCACGGTGGCGATTCGCTCAACTTGAGCTGTCGCGGCGCAGGGAATGCTGTATTGATAAAATCCGGCATTGCCTGGGAGGATGGCCGCACGCACCCGAACATGCTAGAACAAATGCGCCGCTTAAATCCCATATTAAAAAGTGGAAAATTGCGCCCAGTATCACATTTATGCTCCGGCCAAACTTTATTGTGCCGCTCGCTGACATTAAAAGTGCCAGAATGGAATCAAAAAACTTTCGATCCACAACGTTTTTATCTGGAAGATGTCGGTTATCACCCACAACAAATTATTCAAACTACGCGCCTTGGAATTCCTAAAGGCCGCGATCCGCATCTGCCTTATCGTTTTATAGATTATCGCTATATTACACGTGCAACTAGTAATCCGCTTACGCGGCGGGGCTGGCAGATCAACAAGGAATATGAGATTAAAGATTTGGATTTAATTTTGAAGAGTCCTTACAACAATGAGTAG